A window of Mucilaginibacter paludis DSM 18603 contains these coding sequences:
- a CDS encoding DUF4974 domain-containing protein, protein MDQTEGSSMFKSKKYTTVIVATLWVFIIFTTGSFIYYNLHKPVQKIPLKSLSGLTDDTKDVRQTKNDLFVFNEESLQTVLPKIARHYDMEVVFTSSAIQNMKLSGSFSKTKDLNHLLEVLKITLGVRFRVEGNKILVLANPYR, encoded by the coding sequence ATGGATCAAACCGAGGGTTCCTCAATGTTCAAATCAAAAAAGTACACTACGGTGATAGTTGCTACACTTTGGGTATTTATTATCTTCACTACAGGAAGTTTTATTTATTACAATTTGCATAAACCTGTTCAAAAAATACCGTTAAAGAGTCTATCCGGTTTAACAGATGATACCAAAGATGTAAGGCAAACCAAAAACGATTTATTCGTTTTTAACGAGGAAAGTTTACAAACAGTTTTACCTAAAATTGCCAGGCACTACGATATGGAAGTTGTTTTTACATCTTCGGCAATACAAAATATGAAACTGTCAGGATCTTTTTCCAAAACAAAAGATTTAAACCACTTGCTCGAAGTTTTAAAGATCACCCTGGGTGTCCGTTTCAGAGTTGAGGGTAATAAAATATTGGTATTGGCCAATCCGTACCGTTAA
- a CDS encoding suppressor of fused domain protein produces the protein MTKEEYKQKFTDEDAVGWLAIDHEFEKLYPKQEPKHYGTVIKYMLGGEEPLDGLSIYESAKQANHFHIVSYGFSELYYDEESAGEEFSKWGFELTFRIKKINSEKPEDQIWALNLMQNLAKYVFKNNKWFEEYHTIDAKGPIRLDYDTDITALVFVNDPELNVIETAHGQVQFLQIVGISTEQYEALKQCETQGDRADFISRLKIENPLLITDLNN, from the coding sequence ATGACAAAGGAGGAATACAAGCAGAAATTTACTGATGAAGATGCAGTAGGTTGGCTTGCAATTGACCATGAATTTGAAAAACTTTATCCTAAACAAGAGCCTAAACATTATGGAACAGTAATTAAGTATATGCTTGGCGGCGAAGAGCCACTGGATGGGTTAAGCATTTATGAAAGTGCCAAACAAGCTAATCATTTCCACATTGTAAGTTACGGTTTTTCAGAATTGTATTATGATGAAGAAAGTGCAGGCGAAGAGTTTAGCAAATGGGGATTTGAGTTGACATTTCGTATCAAAAAAATAAATAGCGAAAAACCAGAAGATCAAATTTGGGCACTAAACTTAATGCAAAATTTAGCAAAGTATGTTTTCAAAAATAACAAATGGTTCGAAGAATACCATACCATTGATGCCAAAGGCCCCATCAGGCTTGATTATGATACCGATATTACAGCACTCGTATTTGTGAACGACCCAGAATTGAATGTTATAGAAACCGCGCATGGGCAAGTTCAGTTTTTGCAAATAGTTGGAATTTCAACAGAACAATATGAGGCGCTTAAACAATGTGAAACCCAAGGTGACCGAGCAGATTTTATTTCTCGATTAAAGATTGAAAATCCATTATTAATTACTGACCTCAATAATTAA
- the lpxB gene encoding lipid-A-disaccharide synthase, with product MRYYLVAGEASGDLHGSNLMKALKERDAQASFRYFGGDLMKAEGGDLVKHYADMAFMGFVEVVMNLRTILNNMKACKQDILAWQPDVLILIDFPGFNLKIADFAKANGLLVCYYISPKVWAWNQKRVLKIKRIVDHLFCILPFEVEFYQKWGMQVDYVGNPLLDAVSAFKPDASAVANHNLSGKPIIALLPGSRKQEISHLLPHMLAVAAHFKQYQFVIAGAPSFELAFYQQFMTAEQVPVLFNNTYNLLNNARAAIVASGTATLETALFHVPQMVVYKGNPVSIGIARMVIRIRFISLVNLIMDKLVVKELIQADYTTATAAAELNLLLNDEAYRAAMLKNYDELDVRMGKPGASAKTAALIIKYATVKSRVLSPEC from the coding sequence ATGCGATATTACCTTGTTGCCGGCGAAGCCTCCGGAGATTTGCACGGCTCCAACCTGATGAAGGCGCTTAAAGAACGCGATGCGCAAGCCAGTTTCAGGTATTTTGGGGGCGACCTGATGAAAGCCGAAGGCGGCGATCTGGTGAAGCATTATGCAGACATGGCCTTTATGGGTTTTGTAGAGGTGGTGATGAACCTGCGTACCATTTTAAACAATATGAAGGCTTGCAAGCAGGATATTTTAGCCTGGCAACCAGACGTGCTGATATTGATTGATTTCCCCGGCTTTAACCTAAAGATAGCCGATTTTGCTAAGGCCAACGGTTTATTGGTTTGCTACTACATATCGCCGAAGGTATGGGCCTGGAACCAAAAACGGGTATTAAAAATTAAGCGGATAGTCGATCATCTGTTTTGCATACTGCCCTTTGAGGTTGAGTTTTATCAAAAATGGGGTATGCAGGTTGACTATGTGGGCAACCCTTTGTTAGATGCTGTTTCGGCATTTAAACCGGATGCCAGCGCTGTAGCTAACCACAACCTGTCGGGCAAGCCCATCATAGCCCTTTTACCTGGTAGCCGCAAGCAAGAGATAAGCCACCTGCTGCCCCATATGCTTGCCGTAGCCGCGCATTTTAAGCAGTACCAGTTTGTAATTGCGGGAGCACCATCGTTTGAGCTGGCGTTTTACCAACAGTTTATGACAGCAGAACAGGTACCTGTATTGTTTAACAATACCTACAATTTATTAAACAATGCCCGGGCGGCTATTGTAGCCTCGGGCACGGCCACTCTGGAGACAGCCCTTTTTCATGTACCGCAAATGGTGGTTTATAAGGGCAACCCGGTATCTATCGGTATAGCGCGTATGGTTATCAGAATCCGGTTTATATCGCTGGTGAATTTAATTATGGATAAGCTGGTAGTGAAAGAGTTGATACAGGCCGATTATACTACCGCAACCGCCGCCGCCGAACTAAACTTGTTACTGAACGACGAAGCTTATCGCGCCGCGATGCTAAAAAACTATGATGAACTGGATGTACGGATGGGTAAGCCAGGGGCATCGGCAAAAACTGCCGCTTTGATTATTAAATATGCTACTGTTAAGTCAAGAGTACTTAGTCCGGAGTGTTGA
- a CDS encoding fasciclin domain-containing protein, whose translation MKIKQTVEQYTAYLAIVFCMLLAACKHDNYNISTPNDNIRPAADFLRNNFDYSLFYAAIDYTGLTETLNGPGPFTVLAPTNAAFNALGIQFPSDFKKLNRDSLRQAMAYHIITRDLTTANMPVNGVDVRYQTLAGPKLYETSANLGLTGTVYNKYYFDGCLASSTNIHLANGTLHALSKVIKQYPGKTVQAWLAARPNYSIFVSGLKKFGLWDELATTGPFTIYAPNNTVLIAAGITQAAVDALDPTKYNGPRLFGAYILYNKFYFSTDVSEFVSINSDLSTTFTVRNDDSIFKIETNYLTLSNTAGGWSYKLNLYSFPVINMDHLCDNGIVHNCDGAFARPADALKQ comes from the coding sequence ATGAAAATAAAACAAACAGTCGAACAATACACAGCGTATTTAGCGATCGTATTTTGCATGCTGCTTGCAGCCTGTAAACACGATAACTATAATATAAGTACACCCAACGACAACATACGGCCGGCAGCCGACTTTTTAAGAAATAATTTTGATTACAGCCTGTTTTATGCCGCCATTGATTATACCGGCCTTACCGAAACATTAAATGGCCCCGGGCCATTCACTGTACTGGCGCCTACCAACGCGGCATTCAATGCATTGGGTATTCAATTTCCAAGCGATTTTAAAAAGCTTAACCGCGATAGTTTGCGCCAGGCTATGGCTTACCATATTATTACCCGCGATTTAACAACAGCCAATATGCCGGTAAACGGGGTAGATGTACGCTATCAAACGCTTGCCGGCCCTAAATTGTACGAAACTTCTGCCAACCTGGGCCTAACAGGTACAGTGTATAATAAATATTATTTTGACGGCTGCCTTGCAAGCAGCACAAATATCCATTTAGCCAACGGTACTTTACATGCCCTTAGTAAAGTAATAAAACAATACCCGGGCAAAACCGTACAGGCCTGGCTGGCTGCCCGCCCCAATTACAGCATATTTGTATCCGGACTAAAAAAATTCGGCCTTTGGGATGAATTGGCAACTACAGGGCCCTTTACTATTTATGCACCCAATAATACAGTACTTATAGCTGCCGGCATAACCCAGGCCGCCGTTGACGCGTTGGACCCAACCAAATACAACGGACCGAGACTTTTTGGCGCCTATATTTTGTATAACAAATTTTATTTTTCTACCGACGTTAGCGAATTTGTAAGCATCAATAGTGACCTGTCCACTACATTCACCGTTAGGAATGACGATAGTATTTTTAAAATTGAGACCAATTATTTAACTCTATCTAATACAGCCGGTGGATGGTCCTACAAATTAAACCTCTATTCGTTTCCTGTTATAAATATGGATCATCTTTGCGACAATGGCATTGTGCATAATTGCGATGGTGCATTTGCGCGCCCTGCAGACGCCTTAAAACAATAA
- a CDS encoding PAS domain S-box protein, with translation MVSTEFLYDNIPCGYLSFYNDGTIISINRTLLNWLRLEKEEVLYKQKFNNLLSVGSRLYYQMVIMPLLLREGSVNEINFDVLSQNGSFPVLCNAITTKSAGGNTDVINAILIKITDRKKLEAELMTAKKEAEEGKRRFETLCHMIPNIIWTALQDGTINFVNERFYQEFRLRAEKLNNFILLRLFHPLGRDKMIKRWEESLKFNTTFEVEIQIKAAGGAYYWYLIRAVPYKDISGRLTLWFGSCTNINEQKEKQLKTLDRLNDSLTEAGQIIKKQDQQLEEIGYSQSHLVRRPLANILGLVQIMETENLEDIQKIYFPMIKQSAEDLDEMINAIVIKSK, from the coding sequence ATGGTAAGTACCGAATTTTTATATGACAATATCCCCTGCGGTTACCTGTCATTTTACAACGACGGAACCATCATCAGCATTAACAGAACATTGCTCAACTGGTTGAGGCTGGAAAAGGAGGAGGTGCTTTATAAACAAAAATTTAATAACCTGCTCAGTGTGGGCAGCAGGCTATATTATCAAATGGTAATTATGCCTTTGTTGCTGCGCGAGGGGAGTGTTAACGAAATTAACTTTGATGTGTTAAGTCAAAACGGATCCTTTCCGGTTTTGTGCAATGCCATAACGACAAAATCTGCCGGGGGGAATACCGATGTTATTAATGCGATACTGATTAAGATTACCGACCGGAAAAAGCTCGAAGCTGAGTTGATGACAGCAAAAAAAGAGGCAGAGGAAGGCAAGCGCAGGTTTGAAACGCTTTGCCATATGATACCTAACATTATCTGGACAGCCTTGCAGGATGGTACCATTAACTTTGTAAACGAGCGCTTTTACCAGGAGTTTCGGCTCCGGGCCGAAAAATTGAATAATTTTATCCTCCTCAGGTTATTTCACCCGTTAGGGCGCGATAAAATGATCAAACGATGGGAGGAATCGTTAAAATTTAACACCACATTTGAGGTCGAGATTCAGATTAAAGCCGCAGGCGGGGCCTATTACTGGTACCTGATACGCGCCGTGCCGTATAAAGATATCAGCGGAAGGCTTACCCTATGGTTCGGATCGTGCACCAATATTAACGAGCAGAAGGAAAAGCAGCTGAAGACCCTGGACAGGCTAAACGACAGCTTAACGGAAGCCGGACAGATCATTAAAAAACAGGACCAGCAGCTGGAAGAGATCGGTTACAGCCAATCGCACCTGGTGAGGCGACCCCTGGCCAATATTTTAGGCCTGGTGCAAATTATGGAGACAGAAAACCTGGAAGATATACAGAAGATCTATTTCCCGATGATTAAACAAAGTGCTGAAGATTTGGACGAGATGATTAATGCGATAGTGATTAAGAGTAAATAG
- a CDS encoding fasciclin domain-containing protein, with protein MRTEKKYFFTLNLRSAFLYILSSLVLASCTKSGTTIKVDNNRITYVLLDNFNLSIFNTALKRSGGDILLKQDGPFTVLAPTNAAANSSILTGDVTTVTRYSYYHILDGALDINKLPLKFNQDVSSRGNKFLVTRWIKGVDTVVTFNGVRVISKNVKASNGLINVLAKVLIPYNYSTLGDALADDQTMTLFYQAVVSAGMLPTINGTSNYTIFAPNNAAMINAGYTTLDQISKTAPAVLQRLVKAHIATDRHFVYDYILIADATNITSQTMLDGTVNTITLKQNSTVAGGYSGIWIRGNLNGGNIEIDKSDIIAGNGILHSIQETLKN; from the coding sequence ATGAGAACAGAAAAAAAATACTTCTTTACCCTTAATTTAAGATCTGCCTTTTTGTATATCCTAAGCTCATTGGTGTTGGCATCATGTACAAAAAGCGGTACTACAATTAAGGTGGATAACAATAGGATAACCTATGTATTGTTAGATAATTTTAATTTATCAATATTCAATACGGCACTCAAGCGGTCAGGGGGCGATATCCTGTTAAAGCAGGATGGCCCGTTCACCGTATTAGCGCCAACAAACGCGGCAGCAAACTCCAGTATTTTAACAGGTGATGTTACCACTGTTACACGTTATTCCTATTACCATATCTTAGACGGTGCACTTGACATTAATAAGCTTCCGTTAAAATTTAATCAGGATGTAAGTTCGCGCGGTAACAAGTTTTTGGTCACCCGCTGGATTAAGGGGGTGGACACGGTAGTAACGTTCAATGGGGTAAGGGTAATATCCAAAAACGTGAAGGCTTCCAATGGCTTGATCAATGTTTTAGCTAAAGTGCTTATACCTTACAATTATTCTACCTTAGGTGACGCACTTGCCGACGACCAGACTATGACCCTTTTTTATCAGGCAGTTGTTTCTGCAGGCATGCTCCCAACTATAAACGGCACAAGTAACTACACCATTTTTGCGCCAAATAACGCCGCAATGATCAATGCAGGATACACTACTCTGGATCAGATAAGTAAAACGGCCCCGGCAGTGTTACAACGATTGGTTAAAGCCCACATTGCAACCGACAGGCATTTTGTTTACGATTACATTTTGATTGCCGATGCTACAAATATTACCTCACAAACCATGCTTGACGGTACCGTTAATACGATTACATTGAAGCAAAATTCAACTGTAGCGGGGGGATATAGCGGTATCTGGATAAGAGGAAATTTAAACGGGGGGAATATAGAGATTGATAAAAGCGATATTATAGCCGGTAACGGTATATTGCATAGCATTCAGGAAACTTTAAAAAATTGA
- a CDS encoding TonB-dependent receptor, with the protein MKCSFIVISVQLIFMSMLLASNVKSQNLDQKINLRLQNVSVAQGLSIIGEQSNTLFSFREQSLQDNLKKVTLLADGITVKQAIEQLLSNTNLDYKIVKGYIVVDIKAVPLNITGIVVDENSKETLIGVSIRLKNGLLATLTDVNGRFRIKVPEEGAVLVVSYIGYQTKEIKIDAAHKELSINLKRSSTQLSEVTVQARKRVNTEVAVLEERKNAAIIQDGISAQQIERTGSITTTQALQKVTGVTVTDDRYVAIRGLGDRSVIGELNGARLSSSDPDRSAIPLDLVPAALLENITIYKTVTPDKPADASAGIIELKTKSVPDAEIFEVTAQSGLNSNIGINGNYHSFTNSDMGPFGTRINNKNLSNDFKALATQYPGGVDQIQGVIANSNHTNGGNQEVARINTIMQGFDPVLTTHQIAAPLNQLYTISYGNSYNVFKKHTLGVILAGNYYSRTTEISNGDLTQYSIYQGVITGNPDVYSPRNIPNYITPNNLNLGKYQTYKENTGVQTLNYGVLGGLTYRFSPRHEISMQYLGSWGGETEATSLNGSYDYAALPGTVGSTVYSLKQTYRTLNTFDLQGEHKFFNGEYSPRLSYNASTSKSTQNNPDYRFVNLIDYMPRAGGIVNSVYTAHLYALASGYVNGFGAFGTIQADPNGRRWRTLDETNYNYKADLSIPFKLLGLHQEFKTGVNYLFRKRDYSENVLFLPGSNYTPGAQSPLYYTEGNLDRLVSNDIIGTKPIPAGQSEGAAPIPGFLYNSQKSPNNYKGYYETNALYAMLDFKVTKKLRLSGGVRFEVTNIGSSVDTSGVFIDPKVTNLPPVFINPNANYKTQYDPYYSANATYTLNGDMNFRAAFNTTLARPELRELTNVFEFDAFQGGLVVGNPKLVNQSGKSLDFRWEWFPDKGEVFAVSVFGKQIKNQLIKVFNLKTNGLAATYPEFPTIQFQNDPNTGKVYGIELEVVKNLGNLWDRLHNIFLGSNLLLAQSDIKKSTERYEANRSLDRYTPKNSPLFEQAPYSINAWINYNNTRSGTDLTVTFNEIGERLVQINLTGEPDLYTQPVPVLDFIFSQRLTKRLLFKGYTKNILNPAVKTVYADPNTGGKWYGNEYINRSYHKGSEIMFGFTYKLY; encoded by the coding sequence ATGAAATGTTCTTTTATTGTTATCTCGGTACAGCTTATTTTCATGAGTATGCTGCTCGCCAGTAATGTAAAGAGCCAAAATCTTGATCAAAAAATAAACCTCCGGCTTCAAAACGTTTCTGTTGCCCAGGGCCTGTCAATAATTGGTGAACAAAGTAATACCCTGTTCTCATTCAGAGAACAATCTCTTCAGGATAATCTTAAAAAAGTAACACTGCTTGCCGACGGCATTACGGTTAAACAAGCTATTGAGCAATTGCTAAGTAACACAAATTTAGACTACAAAATAGTAAAAGGCTATATAGTTGTTGACATTAAAGCCGTGCCATTAAACATTACCGGTATTGTAGTTGATGAAAATAGTAAAGAGACCTTAATTGGTGTAAGTATTAGGCTTAAAAACGGCCTGTTAGCAACCTTGACCGATGTTAATGGACGTTTCCGCATTAAAGTTCCTGAGGAAGGTGCGGTACTTGTGGTTTCTTATATCGGGTATCAAACCAAAGAAATCAAAATAGATGCGGCCCATAAAGAACTGTCTATTAATCTAAAAAGATCTTCAACCCAACTGAGCGAGGTAACCGTACAGGCACGGAAGAGGGTTAATACTGAAGTAGCAGTTTTAGAAGAGCGTAAAAATGCCGCTATCATTCAGGACGGTATATCAGCCCAGCAGATCGAAAGAACAGGAAGTATAACCACTACCCAGGCTTTGCAAAAAGTGACCGGGGTAACCGTTACAGACGATAGGTACGTGGCCATTAGAGGATTGGGAGACAGGAGTGTGATCGGCGAATTGAACGGTGCGCGCCTGTCGTCGTCAGATCCCGACCGGAGCGCCATTCCTTTAGATCTTGTTCCGGCCGCCTTACTCGAAAACATCACGATCTACAAAACCGTAACGCCCGATAAACCGGCGGACGCATCAGCAGGTATTATCGAATTAAAAACCAAATCGGTGCCCGATGCTGAGATATTTGAAGTAACGGCCCAGTCTGGATTGAATTCCAATATTGGCATCAACGGCAATTATCATAGTTTTACGAATAGTGATATGGGCCCCTTTGGTACCAGGATCAATAATAAAAACCTGAGTAATGATTTTAAAGCGCTGGCTACTCAATATCCCGGTGGGGTAGATCAGATACAGGGCGTGATTGCTAACAGTAATCATACTAACGGGGGCAACCAGGAAGTGGCACGCATCAACACCATAATGCAAGGCTTTGATCCGGTGCTTACAACCCACCAAATTGCCGCGCCACTAAACCAGTTATATACCATAAGCTACGGTAATAGTTATAATGTTTTCAAAAAGCATACATTGGGGGTTATACTGGCAGGCAACTACTATAGTCGCACCACCGAGATCAGTAATGGCGATTTAACCCAGTATAGTATTTACCAGGGTGTAATTACCGGCAATCCGGATGTTTACAGTCCGCGTAACATACCCAATTACATTACCCCCAATAATTTAAACCTGGGTAAATACCAAACCTACAAAGAAAATACAGGTGTACAGACCCTTAATTATGGTGTACTGGGCGGGCTTACTTACCGTTTCTCTCCAAGGCACGAAATCAGTATGCAATATTTAGGCAGCTGGGGGGGCGAAACCGAAGCAACAAGTTTGAATGGAAGTTATGATTATGCCGCTTTGCCAGGTACAGTTGGTAGTACAGTATATTCATTAAAACAAACTTACCGTACTTTAAACACATTCGACTTGCAGGGCGAGCATAAATTTTTTAATGGTGAGTATTCTCCACGATTAAGTTACAATGCGTCAACCTCGAAGTCAACACAAAATAACCCCGATTATCGGTTCGTAAATTTAATTGATTATATGCCGCGTGCAGGCGGCATCGTTAATTCTGTTTATACGGCGCATTTATATGCCCTGGCCTCTGGGTATGTAAACGGATTTGGAGCCTTTGGTACAATTCAGGCCGATCCGAATGGCAGGCGCTGGCGTACCCTGGACGAAACCAACTATAATTATAAGGCCGATCTGTCCATACCGTTTAAGTTATTAGGCCTTCACCAGGAGTTTAAAACAGGGGTAAATTATCTTTTCAGGAAGCGCGATTACTCCGAGAATGTTTTATTTCTGCCTGGCTCCAATTATACTCCGGGTGCACAATCCCCGCTTTATTATACAGAGGGTAATCTTGACCGTTTAGTGAGCAACGACATTATCGGCACTAAACCCATACCCGCCGGCCAGAGCGAGGGTGCGGCACCCATACCGGGGTTTTTATATAACAGCCAAAAATCACCCAATAACTACAAAGGTTACTACGAAACGAACGCCCTTTATGCCATGTTGGATTTCAAAGTGACAAAAAAATTGCGTTTAAGCGGCGGTGTACGTTTTGAAGTAACCAATATCGGTTCATCGGTAGATACATCGGGCGTATTTATCGATCCTAAGGTTACCAATTTGCCGCCGGTATTTATTAACCCTAATGCCAATTATAAAACCCAATATGACCCGTATTACTCGGCTAATGCTACGTATACCCTAAACGGGGATATGAACTTCAGAGCAGCCTTCAATACCACGCTGGCCAGGCCCGAATTACGGGAGCTAACCAATGTTTTTGAGTTTGATGCCTTCCAGGGAGGTTTGGTAGTGGGTAACCCTAAGCTGGTAAATCAATCTGGCAAGAGTTTAGATTTTCGCTGGGAATGGTTTCCTGATAAAGGAGAAGTGTTTGCTGTATCTGTATTCGGCAAACAAATAAAAAACCAGCTGATCAAAGTATTTAATCTTAAAACCAATGGCCTCGCTGCAACTTACCCCGAGTTCCCGACCATACAGTTTCAAAATGACCCTAATACCGGCAAGGTATACGGTATCGAGTTAGAGGTAGTGAAAAACCTGGGGAACCTATGGGACCGGTTGCACAATATTTTCCTCGGTTCTAACTTATTGCTGGCGCAAAGCGATATCAAAAAATCGACCGAACGCTATGAAGCCAACCGCTCCCTCGATCGTTATACACCTAAAAACAGCCCCTTATTTGAGCAGGCCCCTTACTCCATCAACGCTTGGATAAATTACAATAACACCCGCTCAGGCACAGATCTTACAGTTACTTTTAATGAGATCGGTGAGCGTTTGGTGCAAATTAACTTAACCGGCGAACCCGATCTTTATACCCAGCCTGTACCTGTGCTTGATTTTATTTTCAGCCAGCGGCTTACCAAGCGCTTGCTGTTTAAAGGATACACTAAAAACATTCTAAACCCTGCTGTTAAAACGGTATATGCCGACCCCAACACCGGAGGCAAATGGTACGGCAACGAATACATTAACCGTAGTTACCATAAAGGCAGTGAAATAATGTTTGGTTTCACTTATAAACTCTATTAA
- a CDS encoding DUF4397 domain-containing protein gives MNKLLSGYQQITYILFFSLAIIIGFAGCKKIAPDVVKDNRLVKGSHPASSSRIVNFWLYSQVNANGVQLTDSSYLSSDVKYTGKEYFPNKFGVENIWPIPLDLLKADGTIDLKFGFTKDLTSPYVGTVVPPAFSVKPDAAKPMDYYLFAAGTRFISGQPPLYAAVERSIVPPSKPGYFKVRIANFCESIQTSPAPLASALKAGAVQEDLTGPITLTYADGTPVSPATTNITTTQRTSDYIELPYGTYQFRMLTPNGRQIPGAGTSLVIHPPTSAVDVGKAPANTTTNLVYAPIRTYQPGGVYSLVVTPYNFNYLSDATSVSAGLYQNAYHVITDVNEEPNNSYCRLQGVNALSGNGAVSFRLNGKELASQIAFGLASPYGVYTTGDYKIEALNASGQVLAAVTQPLRAAQNYTAWLYGDTKGNAQILLVLNDFTGDFPFSKRFYNFSPDEPYFTFTLANGQIYNGSANNLTLGTAGSAISGSYLPDNPAYQIFPYRSTPNAVPGTWAMDIAVLNSSSFVANSALYTTPGRLVPNSEPGFYSVALIGRLGNAVPADKERIIVVKHNQ, from the coding sequence ATGAATAAATTATTATCAGGTTACCAGCAAATAACCTATATTTTATTTTTTAGCCTGGCTATAATCATAGGTTTTGCCGGCTGTAAAAAAATAGCCCCCGATGTAGTAAAGGATAACCGCCTTGTTAAAGGCAGCCACCCGGCATCATCTTCCCGGATTGTTAATTTTTGGCTATATAGCCAGGTAAATGCCAACGGCGTGCAATTAACCGATTCGAGTTATTTGAGTAGCGATGTTAAATACACGGGCAAAGAATATTTTCCAAACAAGTTCGGGGTCGAAAACATCTGGCCTATCCCGCTGGATCTTCTTAAAGCTGATGGCACCATAGATCTGAAATTTGGATTCACCAAAGATCTGACGTCGCCTTACGTGGGTACCGTCGTTCCCCCTGCATTTTCGGTTAAGCCGGATGCTGCCAAGCCAATGGATTATTATCTGTTCGCTGCCGGTACTCGTTTTATTAGCGGTCAGCCGCCGCTCTACGCAGCCGTAGAACGATCCATAGTACCACCTTCAAAGCCCGGTTATTTTAAAGTAAGGATAGCCAATTTTTGCGAATCTATCCAAACATCACCGGCGCCGCTTGCATCGGCGCTTAAGGCAGGTGCAGTGCAGGAAGACCTGACCGGACCTATAACGCTCACTTATGCGGATGGCACTCCTGTTTCGCCTGCTACCACTAACATTACAACAACGCAAAGAACATCCGACTATATTGAACTCCCTTACGGTACCTATCAGTTTAGAATGCTTACGCCGAACGGAAGGCAGATACCGGGAGCAGGTACTTCCCTGGTAATCCATCCGCCTACGTCCGCTGTTGATGTGGGCAAAGCCCCGGCAAATACCACCACCAATTTGGTTTACGCGCCTATCAGAACTTACCAGCCAGGCGGTGTATACAGCCTTGTTGTTACGCCATACAATTTCAATTATTTATCAGATGCAACCAGTGTTTCGGCAGGTCTCTATCAAAACGCTTATCATGTAATTACCGATGTGAACGAGGAGCCCAATAACAGCTATTGCCGTTTACAAGGGGTGAATGCTCTATCAGGTAATGGTGCCGTTAGTTTCCGTTTAAACGGAAAAGAACTGGCAAGCCAGATAGCTTTCGGCCTGGCATCGCCTTACGGGGTTTACACAACCGGCGATTATAAGATTGAAGCCTTAAACGCATCGGGGCAGGTATTGGCCGCAGTTACCCAACCGCTTAGGGCTGCGCAAAACTATACGGCCTGGTTATATGGTGATACCAAAGGCAACGCTCAAATTTTACTGGTGCTTAACGATTTTACTGGTGATTTTCCGTTCAGCAAACGTTTTTATAATTTTTCGCCCGATGAACCCTATTTCACCTTTACACTTGCAAACGGGCAAATTTACAATGGTAGCGCTAATAACCTCACGCTGGGCACGGCAGGTTCGGCTATTAGCGGTTCGTACCTTCCTGATAACCCTGCCTATCAAATTTTTCCTTACCGTTCTACCCCTAATGCAGTTCCCGGAACCTGGGCTATGGACATTGCGGTGCTGAATAGCAGCAGCTTTGTAGCCAACAGTGCATTATACACAACACCCGGACGGTTGGTACCTAACAGCGAACCCGGATTTTACAGTGTTGCCCTTATCGGGCGGCTGGGTAATGCGGTGCCCGCAGATAAAGAAAGAATAATCGTAGTAAAACATAACCAATAA